In the Burkholderia cenocepacia genome, one interval contains:
- a CDS encoding acyl-CoA dehydrogenase family protein, with amino-acid sequence MDELYTEDQRMIRDAARAFATEMLAPNAAQWDHDAHLPDAIVAQLGELGLLGMIVPQELGGSYTDYVAYALAMEEVAAGDAACATMMSVHNSVGCGPILGFGTPAQKDRWLADMAAGRVIGAFCLTEPHAGSEANNLRTRAELRDGKWVLNGAKQFVTNGQRAGVAIVFAMTDPEAGKRGISAFLVPTDTPGFIVGKPEKKMGIRASDTCPITFENCAIPEENLLGNRGEGLKIALSNLEGGRIGIAAQALGIARAAFDKARRYAGERVQFGKPIAEHQAIQQKLADMAVQINAARLLVHHAAKLRTAGLPCLSEASQAKLFASEMAERVCSDAIQIHGGYGYLVDYEVERHYRDARITQIYEGTSEVQRMVIARQL; translated from the coding sequence ATGGACGAGCTTTACACCGAAGACCAGCGGATGATCCGCGACGCCGCGCGCGCGTTTGCCACCGAGATGCTGGCGCCGAACGCCGCGCAGTGGGACCACGACGCGCACCTGCCCGACGCGATCGTCGCGCAGCTCGGCGAGCTCGGCCTGCTCGGGATGATCGTGCCGCAGGAACTGGGCGGCTCGTATACGGATTACGTGGCGTATGCGCTGGCGATGGAGGAAGTCGCGGCCGGCGACGCCGCGTGCGCGACGATGATGAGCGTGCACAACTCGGTCGGCTGCGGGCCGATCCTCGGCTTCGGCACGCCCGCGCAAAAGGATCGCTGGCTGGCCGACATGGCGGCCGGCCGCGTGATCGGCGCATTCTGCCTGACCGAGCCGCATGCCGGTTCCGAGGCGAACAACCTGCGCACGCGGGCCGAACTGCGCGACGGCAAATGGGTGTTGAACGGCGCGAAGCAGTTCGTGACCAACGGCCAGCGCGCCGGTGTCGCGATCGTTTTTGCCATGACGGACCCGGAAGCCGGCAAGCGCGGCATTTCCGCATTCCTGGTGCCGACCGACACGCCGGGCTTCATCGTCGGCAAGCCCGAGAAGAAGATGGGCATCCGCGCGTCGGATACGTGCCCGATCACGTTCGAGAACTGCGCGATTCCGGAGGAGAACCTGCTTGGCAATCGCGGCGAAGGGCTGAAGATCGCGCTGTCGAACCTCGAAGGCGGGCGCATCGGCATCGCCGCGCAGGCGCTCGGCATCGCGCGCGCCGCGTTCGACAAGGCGCGCCGCTATGCGGGCGAGCGCGTGCAGTTCGGCAAGCCGATCGCCGAGCATCAGGCGATCCAGCAGAAGCTCGCCGACATGGCCGTGCAGATCAACGCCGCGCGCCTGCTCGTGCATCACGCGGCGAAGCTGCGCACGGCCGGGCTGCCGTGCCTGTCGGAAGCGTCGCAGGCGAAGCTGTTCGCGTCCGAGATGGCCGAGCGCGTCTGTTCGGATGCGATCCAGATCCACGGCGGCTACGGCTACCTGGTCGATTACGAAGTCGAGCGTCATTATCGCGACGCGCGCATCACGCAGATTTACGAAGGCACCAGCGAAGTGCAGCGGATGGTGATCGCGCGGCAGCTGTGA
- the mmsB gene encoding 3-hydroxyisobutyrate dehydrogenase, translated as MKIGFIGLGHMGAPMALNLLKAGHDVHAFDLSADALRALQDAGAQVAASPRDAASGATFVITMLPAAPHVRSVLSGENGVLAGLGAGATVIDSSTIDPASAQAFGALVREHGGAFVDAPVSGGTGGAAAGTLTFMVGGSDADFERVKPVLAGMGKNIVHCGATGMGQVAKVCNNLVLGISMAAVSEAMSLGVALGIDPKVLAGIVNTSTGRCWSSDTYNPYPGVIETAPSSRGYSGGFGTDLMLKDLGLANDAAKQARQPVYLGALAQQLYQTMSSRGDGQLDFSAVIRLYQPATKKDA; from the coding sequence ATGAAAATCGGATTTATCGGCCTCGGCCACATGGGCGCGCCGATGGCGCTGAACCTGCTGAAAGCCGGCCACGACGTGCATGCGTTCGACCTGAGCGCCGACGCATTGCGCGCGCTGCAGGACGCCGGCGCGCAGGTGGCAGCTTCCCCGCGCGATGCGGCATCGGGCGCGACGTTCGTGATCACGATGCTGCCGGCCGCGCCGCACGTGCGCTCGGTGCTGTCCGGCGAGAACGGCGTGCTGGCCGGTCTCGGCGCGGGTGCGACGGTGATCGATTCGAGCACGATCGACCCGGCGAGCGCGCAGGCGTTCGGCGCGCTGGTGCGCGAGCACGGCGGTGCGTTCGTCGATGCGCCGGTGTCGGGCGGCACCGGCGGCGCGGCGGCCGGCACGCTGACCTTCATGGTCGGCGGCAGCGACGCGGATTTCGAGCGCGTGAAGCCGGTGCTCGCCGGGATGGGCAAGAACATCGTCCATTGCGGCGCGACCGGGATGGGGCAGGTCGCGAAGGTCTGCAACAACCTCGTGCTCGGCATCTCGATGGCGGCGGTGTCGGAGGCGATGTCGCTCGGCGTCGCGCTCGGCATCGACCCGAAGGTGCTGGCCGGTATCGTCAACACGTCGACGGGCCGCTGCTGGAGCTCGGACACCTACAACCCGTATCCGGGCGTGATCGAGACCGCGCCGTCGTCGCGCGGCTACTCGGGCGGCTTCGGCACCGACCTGATGCTGAAGGATCTCGGCCTCGCGAACGACGCGGCGAAGCAGGCGCGCCAGCCCGTCTATCTCGGCGCGCTCGCGCAGCAGCTGTATCAGACGATGAGCAGCCGCGGCGACGGCCAGCTCGATTTCTCGGCGGTGATCCGCCTGTATCAACCAGCCACGAAGAAGGACGCGTGA
- a CDS encoding CoA-acylating methylmalonate-semialdehyde dehydrogenase, with protein sequence MNANPTPRTGQDVPTVKLLIDGAFVESTTSEWRDIVNPATQQVLARVPFATVAEVDAAVQAAHAAYATWKNTPIAARMRIMLKFQDLVRANQQRIAKTLTAEQGKTIPDAEGDIFRGLEVVEHACSIGTLQLGEFAENVAGGVDTYTLRQPLGVCAGITPFNFPAMIPLWMFPMAIVCGNTFVLKPSEQDPMSTMELVELALEAGIPKGVLNVVHGGKEVVDAICTHPLVKAISFVGSTAVGTHVYNLGSQHGKRVQSMMGAKNHAIVLPDANREQAINALVGAGFGAAGQRCMATSVAVLVGQAREWLPDIVAKAKTLKVNAGSEAGTDVGPVVSRGAKARILSLIDMGIKEGAKLELDGRDVKVAGFEEGNFIGPTIFSGVKTDMTIYTHEIFGPVLVVMEVDTLDDAIALVNANPMGNGVGIFTQSGAAARKFQSEIDVGQVGINIPIPVPVPFFSFTGSRGSKLGDLGPYGKQVVQFYTQTKTVTARWFDDDTTAGPVNTTIRLH encoded by the coding sequence ATGAACGCGAATCCGACGCCCCGCACGGGGCAAGACGTGCCGACGGTCAAGCTGCTGATCGACGGCGCCTTCGTCGAGTCCACCACCAGCGAGTGGCGCGACATCGTCAACCCGGCGACGCAGCAGGTGCTCGCACGCGTGCCGTTCGCGACCGTCGCGGAAGTCGACGCGGCCGTGCAGGCCGCGCACGCCGCGTATGCGACGTGGAAGAACACGCCGATCGCCGCGCGCATGCGCATCATGCTGAAGTTCCAGGATCTGGTGCGCGCGAACCAGCAGCGCATCGCGAAGACGCTGACGGCTGAACAGGGCAAGACGATTCCGGACGCCGAAGGCGACATCTTCCGCGGCCTCGAAGTGGTCGAGCACGCATGCTCGATCGGCACGCTGCAGCTCGGCGAATTCGCGGAGAACGTCGCGGGCGGCGTCGACACCTACACGCTGCGCCAGCCGCTCGGCGTGTGCGCGGGCATCACGCCGTTCAATTTCCCCGCGATGATTCCGCTGTGGATGTTCCCGATGGCGATCGTGTGCGGCAACACGTTCGTGCTGAAGCCGTCCGAGCAGGACCCGATGTCGACGATGGAACTCGTCGAACTCGCGCTCGAGGCCGGCATACCGAAAGGGGTACTGAACGTCGTGCACGGCGGCAAGGAAGTCGTCGACGCGATCTGTACGCATCCGCTCGTGAAGGCGATCTCGTTCGTCGGCTCGACCGCCGTCGGCACGCACGTGTACAACCTCGGCAGCCAGCACGGCAAGCGCGTGCAGTCGATGATGGGCGCGAAGAACCACGCGATCGTGCTGCCCGACGCGAACCGCGAGCAGGCGATCAACGCGCTCGTCGGCGCGGGCTTCGGCGCGGCCGGCCAGCGCTGCATGGCGACTTCCGTCGCGGTGCTGGTGGGCCAGGCGCGCGAATGGTTGCCCGACATCGTCGCGAAGGCGAAGACGCTGAAGGTCAACGCGGGCTCGGAAGCGGGCACCGACGTCGGGCCGGTCGTGTCGCGCGGTGCGAAGGCGCGGATTCTGTCGCTGATCGACATGGGCATCAAGGAAGGCGCGAAGCTCGAACTCGACGGCCGCGACGTGAAGGTCGCCGGTTTCGAGGAAGGCAACTTCATCGGGCCGACGATCTTCTCCGGCGTGAAAACCGACATGACGATCTACACGCATGAAATCTTCGGGCCCGTGCTGGTCGTGATGGAAGTCGACACGCTTGACGACGCGATCGCGCTCGTCAACGCGAACCCGATGGGCAACGGCGTGGGCATCTTCACGCAGAGCGGCGCGGCCGCGCGCAAGTTCCAGAGCGAGATCGACGTCGGCCAGGTCGGCATCAACATCCCGATTCCGGTGCCCGTGCCGTTCTTCAGCTTCACCGGTTCGCGCGGCTCGAAGCTCGGCGACCTCGGCCCGTACGGCAAGCAGGTCGTGCAGTTCTACACGCAGACCAAGACGGTCACCGCGCGCTGGTTCGACGACGACACGACGGCCGGCCCGGTGAACACGACGATCCGGCTGCATTGA
- a CDS encoding enoyl-CoA hydratase, which produces MIELDYVDDGAIACATLKRPPANAFTADGLQQLQAIVAELNANPRVRALVITGDGPKFFSAGADLNTFADGDRAVARAMAARFGAAFEALHDARVVTIAAINGYAMGGGLECALACDLRIAETHAQMALPEPSVGLLPCGLGTQTLPWLVGEGWAKKIILTGARVDASTALRIGLVEDVVESGAARDAALALARNVARQSPHAVAYSKELIGLARRGVPRSAALAVERERFVDLFDTADPREGVAAFLGKRAPQWRTDGESQR; this is translated from the coding sequence ATGATCGAACTCGACTATGTCGACGACGGCGCGATCGCGTGCGCGACGCTCAAGCGTCCGCCCGCGAACGCCTTTACCGCCGACGGGCTTCAGCAGTTGCAGGCCATCGTCGCCGAACTGAATGCGAACCCGCGCGTGCGTGCGCTGGTGATCACCGGCGACGGCCCCAAGTTCTTCAGCGCGGGCGCCGACCTCAACACGTTCGCCGACGGCGATCGCGCGGTCGCGCGCGCGATGGCGGCGCGCTTCGGCGCGGCGTTCGAAGCGCTGCACGACGCACGCGTCGTGACGATCGCGGCGATTAACGGTTACGCGATGGGCGGCGGCCTCGAATGCGCGCTCGCGTGCGACCTGCGGATCGCGGAGACGCATGCGCAGATGGCGCTGCCGGAACCGTCGGTCGGCCTGCTGCCGTGCGGGCTCGGCACGCAGACGCTGCCCTGGCTCGTCGGCGAAGGCTGGGCGAAGAAGATCATCCTGACCGGCGCGCGCGTCGACGCCTCCACCGCGCTGCGGATCGGCCTCGTCGAGGACGTGGTGGAAAGCGGCGCCGCGCGCGATGCGGCACTCGCGCTGGCGCGCAACGTCGCGCGGCAAAGCCCGCATGCGGTGGCTTACAGCAAGGAGCTGATCGGCCTTGCACGTCGCGGTGTGCCGCGAAGCGCGGCGCTCGCGGTCGAACGCGAACGCTTCGTCGACCTGTTCGACACGGCCGATCCGCGCGAAGGCGTGGCGGCGTTCCTGGGCAAGCGCGCGCCGCAGTGGCGCACCGATGGAGAATCGCAACGATGA
- a CDS encoding AraC family transcriptional regulator, producing MKQEDKGTVAISLVAYSVALATRRGVAAEPLLAQAGIAPALLGQPRARVSAQQYGALWNAIARTLDDEFFGQDRHPMRSGSFIAMSQAALSARDGLHAMARAVNFMHCVLDDLHAELDANPQRVRLRFVHRNNGATPAMFTYATYFIIVYGLTCWLIGRRIPLLHASFRCDTPPADHEYPSMFCDDMRFNEPDSYVDFDPEFATLPVVQNAKTLKTFLRNAPASFIVKYRNPNALAQRVRAVLRGMPPAAWPGAGGMAARLHVAEATLRRKLHQEGHAYQSIKDTLRRDLAFEALADPARTIADVAAATGFAEPSAFYRAFRKWSGRSPAEFREEALARGGGAG from the coding sequence ATGAAGCAGGAAGACAAGGGAACCGTCGCGATCAGCCTCGTCGCGTACAGCGTCGCGCTGGCCACGCGGCGCGGCGTCGCGGCCGAGCCGCTGCTCGCGCAGGCCGGTATCGCACCGGCGCTGCTCGGGCAGCCGCGCGCACGCGTGTCCGCGCAGCAATACGGCGCGCTGTGGAACGCGATTGCGCGCACGCTCGACGACGAGTTTTTCGGGCAGGATCGCCATCCGATGCGCAGCGGCAGCTTCATCGCGATGAGCCAGGCGGCGCTGTCCGCACGCGACGGGCTGCACGCGATGGCGCGCGCGGTGAACTTCATGCACTGCGTGCTCGACGACCTCCACGCGGAGCTCGACGCGAATCCGCAGCGCGTGCGGCTGCGTTTCGTGCACCGCAACAACGGCGCGACGCCCGCGATGTTCACGTACGCGACCTATTTCATCATCGTGTACGGGCTCACCTGCTGGCTCATCGGCCGGCGCATACCGCTGCTGCACGCGAGCTTCCGCTGCGATACGCCGCCCGCCGATCACGAATACCCGTCGATGTTCTGCGACGACATGCGGTTCAACGAGCCCGATTCGTATGTCGATTTCGATCCCGAATTCGCGACGCTGCCGGTCGTGCAGAACGCGAAGACGCTGAAAACGTTTCTGCGTAACGCGCCGGCCAGCTTCATCGTCAAGTACCGCAACCCGAACGCGCTCGCGCAGCGGGTGCGCGCGGTGCTGCGCGGAATGCCGCCCGCCGCATGGCCGGGCGCGGGCGGGATGGCCGCGCGGCTGCACGTGGCCGAGGCCACGCTGCGCCGCAAGCTGCACCAGGAAGGCCACGCGTACCAGTCGATCAAGGACACGCTAAGGCGCGATCTCGCGTTCGAGGCGCTGGCCGACCCCGCCCGCACGATCGCCGACGTCGCGGCCGCGACCGGTTTCGCGGAGCCGAGCGCGTTCTACCGCGCGTTTCGCAAGTGGAGCGGGCGCAGTCCGGCCGAGTTTCGGGAAGAAGCGCTCGCGCGCGGCGGCGGCGCCGGCTGA
- a CDS encoding NfeD family protein gives MRFHRHAPPPAPAAPDGRPRHPLSARAALFAALLVVCAALAAPPSADAPAAHPVVVIPVNGAIGPASADFIVRSVDRAAREHAPLAILQLDTPGGLDTSMRQIIKAILGSPVPVAAFVAPGGARAASAGTYIVYASHVAAMAPGTNLGAASPVQFGIGGAAPPGANPAAPRPTGASGASDTPGAAAALPTDTQSTEIRKAMQDASAYIRGLAQLRGRNAEWAERAVREAVSLSANEARAQHVVDLIAQDPADLARQLDGRAVTTTAGTLHLATAHAPLVVLAPDWRSRFLAIIADPNVALILLTIGIYGLFFEFANPGFVLPGVAGTICLLVGLFAMQLLPVSYAGLGLVLLGLGCLVAEAFLPTFGVLGFGGIVAFTIGALMLIDTDVPGYGIPWPVIASLALGGGLLVAGVSSVALRARQRPVVTGAEAMLGSIGEVLDDGLHPDQPPGAAGAPSSAAGWARVHGERWRVASSTPLAAGCRVRVTGRHGLTLTVAPLYDVPAPAHPQGEPS, from the coding sequence ATGCGCTTTCATCGTCATGCCCCGCCGCCGGCGCCTGCCGCGCCCGACGGCCGCCCCCGTCACCCGCTGTCCGCGCGCGCCGCGCTGTTCGCGGCGCTGCTCGTCGTGTGCGCTGCACTTGCCGCGCCGCCATCGGCCGACGCGCCCGCCGCGCATCCCGTCGTCGTGATTCCCGTCAACGGTGCGATCGGGCCGGCCAGCGCCGATTTCATCGTGCGTTCGGTCGACCGCGCGGCCCGCGAGCACGCGCCGCTCGCGATCCTGCAGCTCGACACGCCCGGCGGCCTCGATACGTCGATGCGGCAGATCATCAAGGCCATCCTCGGCTCGCCGGTGCCGGTCGCCGCGTTCGTCGCGCCGGGCGGTGCGCGGGCGGCGAGCGCGGGCACCTACATCGTCTATGCGAGCCACGTCGCAGCGATGGCGCCTGGCACCAACCTCGGCGCGGCGTCGCCCGTGCAGTTCGGCATCGGCGGCGCCGCACCGCCGGGCGCGAATCCGGCTGCGCCGCGGCCGACTGGTGCATCGGGTGCCTCGGATACGCCTGGCGCGGCGGCCGCGCTGCCGACCGACACGCAATCGACCGAGATCCGCAAGGCGATGCAGGATGCATCCGCTTACATCCGCGGCCTCGCGCAGTTGCGCGGGCGCAATGCCGAATGGGCCGAGCGCGCGGTACGCGAGGCCGTGAGCCTGTCGGCAAACGAGGCGCGCGCGCAGCATGTGGTCGACCTGATCGCGCAGGACCCGGCCGATCTCGCGCGCCAGCTCGACGGCCGCGCGGTGACGACGACCGCCGGCACGCTGCATCTCGCGACCGCGCACGCGCCGCTCGTCGTGCTCGCGCCCGACTGGCGCAGCCGGTTCCTCGCGATCATCGCCGATCCGAACGTCGCGCTGATCCTGCTGACGATCGGCATCTACGGCCTCTTCTTCGAATTCGCGAACCCCGGTTTCGTGCTGCCGGGCGTCGCCGGCACGATATGCCTGCTGGTCGGGCTGTTCGCGATGCAGTTGCTGCCGGTCAGCTATGCGGGCCTCGGCCTCGTGCTGCTCGGGCTCGGCTGCCTCGTCGCGGAGGCGTTCCTGCCGACCTTCGGCGTGCTGGGGTTCGGCGGCATCGTCGCGTTCACGATCGGCGCGCTGATGCTGATCGACACCGACGTGCCCGGCTACGGGATTCCGTGGCCCGTGATCGCGAGCCTCGCGCTCGGCGGCGGGCTGCTCGTCGCGGGCGTGTCGAGCGTCGCGCTGCGCGCACGGCAGCGCCCGGTCGTGACGGGCGCCGAGGCGATGCTCGGCAGCATCGGCGAAGTACTCGACGACGGCCTGCATCCGGACCAGCCGCCAGGCGCGGCCGGCGCACCCTCGTCGGCCGCCGGCTGGGCGCGCGTGCACGGCGAGCGCTGGCGCGTGGCGAGCAGCACGCCGCTGGCCGCCGGCTGCCGCGTGCGCGTCACCGGTCGCCACGGGCTGACGCTGACGGTCGCGCCGCTCTACGACGTGCCCGCACCCGCCCATCCGCAGGGAGAACCTTCATGA
- a CDS encoding AMP-binding protein produces the protein MTVQAFLDARDFLLRHRTDYDTAYRDFAWPVLDAFNWALDYFDPMARGNDQPALWIVDAATGTGDPYSFAQMSERSSRIANWLRSIGVGRGDRILLMLPNRVELWDAMLAAMKLGAIVLPATTQLSPDDVRDRVQIGGATYAIVDENETAKFEQAGLGLEQKIVAGAPRAGWLAMNDGYAASAAFEPDAVTHANDPMLLYFTSGTTSKPKLVEHTHRTYPVGHLSTMYWVGLQPGDIHWNISSPGWAKHAWSCFFAPWNAQACVFAFNYARFEPKVVLDALVKYRVTTLCAPPTVWRMLVQQPLASFDVKLREIVGAGEPLNPEIIERVKKAWNISIRDGYGQTETTCLIGNSPGQPVVAGSMGRPLPGYRIALLDPDGAPVTEGEVALPIGDDVTRPVGLMKGYANNPDATAHAMRDGHYRTSDIAMRRDDGYYVYIGRADDVFKSSDYRLSPFELESVLIEHPAIAEAAVVPSPDPVRLSVPKTFITLRQGYEESPALALEIFRFSREKLAPYKRIRRLQFAELPKTISGKIRRVELRRREIERGDDATARMPGEYWEEDFANELK, from the coding sequence ATGACGGTACAGGCATTCCTGGACGCACGCGACTTTCTGCTGCGCCATCGCACCGACTACGACACCGCGTATCGCGATTTCGCATGGCCGGTGCTCGATGCGTTCAACTGGGCGCTCGACTACTTCGACCCGATGGCGCGCGGCAACGACCAGCCCGCGCTGTGGATCGTCGACGCGGCGACCGGCACGGGCGACCCGTATTCGTTCGCGCAGATGTCCGAGCGTTCGTCGCGGATCGCGAACTGGCTGCGCTCGATCGGCGTCGGGCGCGGCGACCGCATCCTGCTGATGCTGCCGAACCGGGTCGAGCTGTGGGACGCGATGCTGGCCGCGATGAAGCTCGGCGCGATCGTGCTGCCCGCCACCACGCAACTGTCGCCCGACGACGTGCGCGACCGCGTGCAGATCGGCGGCGCGACCTACGCGATCGTCGACGAGAACGAAACCGCGAAGTTCGAGCAGGCCGGCCTCGGCCTCGAGCAGAAAATCGTCGCCGGCGCGCCGCGCGCGGGCTGGCTCGCGATGAACGACGGCTATGCGGCGAGCGCCGCGTTCGAGCCGGATGCCGTCACGCACGCAAACGATCCGATGCTGCTGTACTTCACGTCGGGCACGACGTCGAAGCCGAAGCTCGTCGAGCATACGCACCGCACCTATCCGGTCGGGCACCTGTCTACGATGTACTGGGTCGGCCTGCAACCGGGCGACATCCATTGGAACATCAGCTCGCCGGGCTGGGCGAAGCACGCGTGGAGCTGCTTCTTCGCGCCATGGAATGCGCAGGCGTGCGTGTTCGCGTTCAACTATGCGCGCTTCGAGCCGAAGGTCGTGCTCGATGCGCTCGTCAAGTACCGGGTGACGACGCTGTGCGCGCCGCCGACCGTGTGGCGCATGCTCGTGCAGCAGCCGCTCGCGTCGTTCGACGTGAAGCTGCGCGAGATCGTCGGCGCGGGCGAGCCGCTGAATCCCGAGATCATCGAGCGCGTGAAGAAGGCCTGGAACATCTCGATTCGCGACGGCTACGGCCAGACCGAGACGACCTGCCTGATCGGCAATTCGCCGGGCCAGCCGGTGGTCGCCGGCTCGATGGGCCGGCCGCTGCCCGGCTACCGGATCGCGTTGCTCGACCCGGACGGCGCGCCGGTGACCGAAGGCGAGGTCGCGCTGCCGATCGGTGACGACGTCACGCGCCCGGTCGGGCTGATGAAGGGCTACGCGAACAATCCCGATGCGACGGCTCACGCGATGCGCGACGGTCACTACCGTACGTCGGACATCGCGATGCGTCGCGACGACGGCTACTACGTGTACATCGGCCGCGCGGACGACGTGTTCAAGTCGTCCGACTACCGGCTGAGCCCGTTCGAACTGGAAAGCGTGCTGATCGAGCATCCGGCGATCGCGGAAGCGGCCGTCGTGCCGAGCCCGGACCCGGTGCGGCTGTCGGTGCCGAAGACCTTCATCACGCTGCGCCAGGGCTATGAAGAAAGCCCCGCGCTCGCGCTGGAGATCTTCCGTTTCTCGCGCGAGAAGCTCGCGCCGTACAAGCGCATCCGCCGGCTGCAGTTCGCGGAACTGCCGAAGACGATCTCGGGGAAGATTCGCCGCGTCGAGCTGCGCCGTCGCGAGATCGAGCGCGGCGACGACGCGACCGCGCGCATGCCCGGCGAATACTGGGAAGAAGATTTCGCCAACGAACTGAAATGA